One segment of Solanum stenotomum isolate F172 chromosome 1, ASM1918654v1, whole genome shotgun sequence DNA contains the following:
- the LOC125861016 gene encoding uncharacterized protein LOC125861016 gives MGDIKVTRANQEKHISSSSSSELSDQCEELQRLEDAPPFWRNPNKKLSKQLSMCEIPRDIAWEKRRRQFLHQERKKNIIGNTQDVDAYITDEDLNELKGCIDLGFGFNEEEGQRLCNTLPALDLYFAVNRQYLTSPISSPGSNKGSMSSPGSLNSLGGRSSSFGSPRSDHVDAWKIYSPGDDPQQVKTKLRHWAQAVACSVKQSY, from the exons ATGGGAGATATTAAGGTTACTCGTGCAAATCAAGAGAAACATATATCTTCATCATCGTCTAGTGAATTATCAGATCAATGCGAGGAATTACAACGTTTAGAGGATGCACCACCTTTTTGGAGGAACCCTAATAAGAAGTTATCAAAGCAACTTTCCATGTGTGAGATTCCACGTGACATTGCATGGGAAAAACGACGTCGTCAATTTCTTCATCAAGAGaggaaaaagaatattattggaAATACTCAAGACGTTGATGCATATATAACTGATGAGGATTTGAATGAACTAAAAGGTTGCATAGATTTAGGATTTGGATTTAATGAAGAAGAAGGGCAAAGGTTATGTAACACCTTGCCTGCACTTGATCTTTATTTCGCGGTGAATCGTCAGTATTTAACTAGCCCAATCTCTTCACCGGGTAGCAATAAAGGGTCAATGTCATCTCCGGGTTCATTGAATTCTCTCGGAGGAAGGTCATCCTCTTTTGGAAGCCCTAGGAGTGATCACGTTGATGCATGGAAGATTTATAGCCCAG GTGATGATCCTCAACAAGTTAAGACAAAGTTGAGGCATTGGGCGCAGGCAGTGGCTTGTTCTGTCAAGCAGTCTTATTGA
- the LOC125852004 gene encoding uncharacterized protein LOC125852004: MRIRKPIPNSPSSSSSSSSSSSSSSSLYTFSSLTDNSFASSIDSSSSTSTSSSVTTARCQGLDLLVKAIHQVTDGSVVGVPYIQKRVITRRRRRVLSFERFFIAECFEKQDDGVKCKDGSLPKRQQRKRLKTVPTKYQDSAMIQSSKPKPKSRRLQRSAKICEGLGS, encoded by the coding sequence atgAGGATTCGAAAACCCATACCCAATTCaccatcttcatcttcatcatcgTCGTCATCTTCGTCTTCTTCGTCTTCCTTGTACACCTTCTCTTCCCTAACCGATAACTCCTTTGCTTCATCCATAGAttcatcttcctcaacttcAACTTCTTCCTCTGTCACCACTGCTAGATGTCAAGGCCTTGATCTGCTAGTCAAGGCCATTCATCAGGTTACTGATGGTTCTGTTGTGGGTGTCCCTTACATTCAGAAAAGGGTCATCacgaggaggaggagaagagtTTTGAGCTTTGAAAGGTTTTTTATAGCAGAGTGTTTTGAGAAACAGGATGATGGGGTGAAGTGCAAAGATGGGTCGTTGCCTAAAAGACAGCAAAGGAAGAGATTGAAGACTGTTCCGACTAAGTATCAAGATTCAGCGATGATTCAGTCATCAAAGCCGAAACCCAAAAGCCGGAGACTTCAGAGATCTGCTAAGATTTGTGAGGGATTGGGGTCGTGA